A stretch of Rhizobium sp. TH2 DNA encodes these proteins:
- a CDS encoding Gfo/Idh/MocA family protein — translation MLRFGIISTARIGHEQVIPAIQDAENCVVSAIASRDLAKARAMADRFSAPHAFGSYEEMLASDKIDAVYIPLPTSQHVEWTIKAADAGKHVLCEKPIALHADEIDQLIAARDRNKVLVTEAYMVTYSPVWRKVRSLLQEGAIGTLKHVQGAFTYFNKDPGNMRNIPSLGGGGLPDIGVYPTISTRFVTGKEPQRVQATTERDKEFGTDIYSSVRADFGDFELSFYISTQLAARQVMVFHGDKGFIEVKSPFNANRYGAEELELTTQNHSESRHFRFQDCRQYKLEAEAFTRAALGEKEEVVTLESSKNNQKFIDAIYRASEKDGWETV, via the coding sequence ATGCTACGTTTCGGGATCATTTCGACCGCGCGCATCGGCCATGAGCAGGTCATTCCGGCCATCCAGGATGCCGAGAATTGCGTCGTCAGCGCCATCGCCAGCCGCGACCTTGCCAAGGCGCGCGCCATGGCCGATCGCTTCTCCGCACCGCACGCCTTCGGTTCCTACGAGGAAATGCTGGCATCGGACAAGATCGACGCCGTCTATATCCCCCTGCCGACCTCGCAGCATGTCGAATGGACGATCAAGGCGGCCGATGCCGGCAAGCATGTGCTCTGCGAAAAGCCGATCGCGCTCCATGCCGATGAGATCGACCAGCTGATCGCCGCGCGCGACCGCAACAAGGTTCTGGTGACCGAGGCCTATATGGTCACCTATTCGCCGGTCTGGCGGAAGGTGCGCTCGCTCTTGCAGGAAGGCGCGATCGGCACGCTGAAACATGTGCAGGGTGCCTTCACCTATTTCAACAAAGACCCCGGCAACATGCGTAACATCCCGTCGCTCGGCGGCGGCGGCCTGCCGGATATCGGTGTCTATCCGACCATCTCCACACGCTTCGTCACCGGCAAGGAGCCGCAACGGGTGCAGGCGACGACGGAGCGGGACAAGGAATTCGGCACAGATATCTATTCCTCGGTGCGGGCCGATTTCGGCGATTTCGAATTGTCTTTCTACATCTCGACCCAGCTCGCGGCCCGGCAGGTCATGGTGTTCCATGGCGACAAGGGCTTCATCGAGGTGAAATCCCCCTTCAACGCCAACCGCTACGGCGCCGAGGAACTGGAACTCACCACCCAGAACCATTCCGAATCCCGCCACTTCCGCTTCCAGGATTGCCGCCAGTACAAGCTCGAAGCCGAGGCCTTCACCCGTGCGGCACTGGGCGAGAAGGAAGAAGTGGTGACGCTGGAGAGCTCGAAGAACAACCAGAAATTCATCGATGCGATCTATCGGGCATCGGAGAAGGATGGGTGGGAGACGGTTTGA
- a CDS encoding helix-turn-helix domain-containing protein gives MQFGEQLKEWRGHRRMSQLDLATEAGISSRHLSFLETGRSRPTEGMILRLSSVLDIPAREQGMMFSAAGFRPRFGTKPAQALDNLPSPVAEAIRLILGRHDPYPGVVFDHEYNMLAANNAFVSLAGMAGVAVSLGDNFLDAYLGPTPLKDIIVNWERSAADLVHRIRGEAWLQGPRSALSKRLERLAKLPEIVAALEAFPESERLPVLPIEMKIGAKRFNWITTLTSFGSVQDALVQGVLIESFFPADEETKRHFEG, from the coding sequence ATGCAGTTCGGCGAACAATTGAAGGAATGGCGCGGCCACAGGCGGATGAGCCAGTTGGACCTGGCGACGGAGGCCGGCATTTCCTCGCGCCACCTGTCGTTTCTCGAAACCGGGCGCTCGCGGCCCACGGAGGGCATGATCCTCAGGCTCTCCTCGGTGCTTGATATCCCGGCGCGCGAACAGGGCATGATGTTCTCGGCCGCCGGTTTCCGTCCCCGTTTCGGCACCAAGCCGGCGCAGGCGCTCGACAACCTCCCCTCACCCGTCGCCGAAGCGATCAGGCTGATCCTCGGCCGGCACGATCCTTATCCGGGCGTCGTCTTCGATCATGAATACAACATGCTGGCGGCGAACAATGCCTTCGTCAGCCTTGCCGGCATGGCGGGTGTCGCGGTCTCACTCGGCGACAATTTCCTCGATGCCTATCTCGGGCCGACGCCGCTCAAGGACATCATCGTCAACTGGGAGCGGTCGGCGGCCGATCTTGTCCATCGCATTCGGGGCGAGGCCTGGCTGCAGGGACCGCGCTCGGCTCTATCGAAACGGCTGGAACGGCTGGCAAAGCTTCCCGAGATCGTCGCAGCGCTTGAGGCTTTCCCGGAATCCGAACGGCTGCCGGTGCTGCCGATCGAAATGAAAATCGGCGCCAAGCGTTTCAACTGGATCACGACGCTGACCAGCTTCGGCTCGGTGCAGGATGCGCTGGTTCAGGGCGTGCTGATCGAATCCTTCTTCCCGGCTGACGAGGAGACGAAGCGGCATTTCGAGGGCTGA
- a CDS encoding class I SAM-dependent methyltransferase, with protein MNREMTNRIRFVIEDILPPVVRDSQIFRHAAKLAWGEHIDHLARFRERAPFLTDEEYADLYRKHPRVHEGTDNSEACIKRIIESIEGDSVVDVGCGTGAVLSRIKASRSFERLTGVDFVIDDASKLEGIGYVAAKVEELPFADGEFDTVICTHVIEHVLEYHKAIAELRRVAKKRLIIVVPRERESRYAFNPHFNFFPYVHSFLRAMHPVPPVYACVDVGRDIFYSEDRA; from the coding sequence ATGAACCGGGAAATGACCAACCGCATTCGTTTCGTGATCGAGGACATCCTGCCGCCGGTGGTACGGGATTCCCAGATCTTCCGGCATGCCGCCAAGCTCGCCTGGGGCGAGCATATCGATCATCTGGCCCGTTTCCGCGAGCGCGCGCCGTTCCTGACCGATGAAGAATATGCCGACCTCTACCGCAAGCATCCGCGCGTGCATGAAGGAACCGACAATTCCGAAGCCTGCATCAAGCGCATCATCGAGTCGATCGAAGGCGACAGCGTCGTCGATGTCGGCTGCGGAACCGGCGCGGTTCTGTCCCGGATCAAGGCGTCGCGATCCTTCGAGCGCCTGACCGGCGTCGACTTCGTCATCGACGATGCATCGAAGCTCGAAGGCATCGGCTATGTCGCCGCCAAGGTGGAAGAACTGCCATTCGCCGACGGCGAGTTCGATACCGTGATCTGCACCCATGTCATCGAGCACGTGCTGGAATATCACAAGGCGATCGCCGAACTGCGGCGCGTCGCAAAAAAGCGCCTGATCATCGTGGTGCCGCGCGAGCGGGAATCGCGCTACGCCTTCAATCCGCATTTCAACTTTTTTCCCTATGTGCATTCCTTCCTGCGCGCGATGCATCCGGTGCCGCCGGTCTATGCCTGCGTCGATGTCGGCCGCGATATTTTTTATTCGGAAGACAGGGCGTAG
- a CDS encoding aldo/keto reductase has translation MKKRKLGRELEVSAIGLGCMGFSHAYGGADKKDAITALHRAVEIGISFFDTAEAYGPLTNEILVGKALKPLRDKVTIATKFGFRYETKDGVTKQAGGTDSTPKNVRAVAEASLKRLGLDVIDLYYQHRVDPDVPIEETVGAMADLVKEGKIRTLGLSEASSATIRRAHAVHPIAAVQSEYSLWTRDPEENVLDTCRELGIGFVPFSPLGRGMLTGTLKPENLAEGDFRLGLPRFQGENFDRNAALAAKIADMAGDKGVTAAQLSLAWVLHQGDFIVPIPGARKIRNIEDNAAAVDIVLTDAEADALGALVSPEAAAGARYTEAMMKMTNL, from the coding sequence ATGAAGAAGCGCAAACTCGGACGAGAACTCGAAGTCTCCGCCATCGGCCTCGGCTGCATGGGTTTCAGCCACGCCTATGGCGGCGCGGACAAGAAGGACGCGATTACAGCACTGCACCGCGCCGTGGAGATCGGCATTTCGTTTTTCGATACCGCCGAGGCCTATGGGCCGCTCACCAACGAAATTCTCGTCGGCAAGGCGTTGAAGCCGCTGCGCGACAAGGTGACGATCGCCACGAAATTCGGCTTTCGCTACGAGACGAAGGACGGCGTGACGAAACAGGCGGGCGGCACCGACAGTACCCCGAAGAACGTACGCGCCGTGGCCGAGGCTTCGCTGAAGCGGCTCGGTCTCGATGTCATCGATCTCTACTACCAACATCGCGTCGATCCCGATGTGCCGATCGAGGAAACGGTGGGCGCCATGGCCGATCTGGTGAAAGAGGGCAAGATACGCACGCTCGGCCTCTCCGAAGCCTCGTCCGCCACCATCCGCCGCGCGCATGCGGTTCATCCCATCGCCGCCGTGCAAAGCGAATATTCGCTCTGGACCCGCGATCCCGAGGAGAATGTGCTCGATACCTGCCGCGAACTCGGCATCGGCTTCGTGCCCTTCAGCCCGCTCGGGCGCGGCATGCTGACCGGCACGCTGAAGCCCGAAAATCTCGCCGAGGGCGATTTCCGCCTCGGCCTGCCGCGCTTCCAGGGCGAGAATTTCGACCGCAACGCCGCTCTCGCCGCCAAGATCGCCGACATGGCTGGGGATAAGGGCGTGACGGCAGCGCAGCTGTCGCTCGCCTGGGTCCTGCACCAGGGCGATTTCATCGTGCCGATCCCCGGCGCGCGAAAGATCCGCAATATCGAGGACAATGCCGCGGCGGTGGACATCGTGCTCACTGATGCGGAAGCGGATGCGCTGGGCGCACTGGTGTCGCCCGAGGCGGCGGCCGGTGCGCGCTATACCGAAGCGATGATGAAGATGACCAATCTCTGA
- a CDS encoding type II toxin-antitoxin system RelE/ParE family toxin, with the protein MKIEWHPEAVNELRKLGTPDQRRIKKVLDGLAALDDPRQKLVPYSSNMKGFWKLRVGDIRLVCQLFETDGGLVLVISVAHRSVAYDQRHLKRIEDRGD; encoded by the coding sequence TTGAAAATTGAGTGGCATCCGGAGGCGGTCAACGAACTCCGGAAGCTGGGCACGCCCGATCAGCGGCGCATCAAGAAGGTGCTTGATGGGCTAGCAGCACTCGATGATCCACGGCAGAAACTGGTACCCTATTCCAGCAACATGAAAGGTTTCTGGAAACTGCGCGTCGGCGACATCCGGCTGGTTTGCCAACTCTTTGAAACGGACGGAGGATTGGTGCTGGTCATAAGCGTCGCCCATCGAAGCGTTGCCTATGACCAGCGGCATCTCAAAAGAATCGAAGATCGCGGCGACTAA
- a CDS encoding thermonuclease family protein, translated as MTVLLVGAGLSLGGIWLYGDRSRDVENVSLRPEPVPLVMSQRPYPLCSRTTRRNCVVDGDTFYTAKDKIRIADIDAPETHPPRCAEEADLGDRATNRLSELLSAGAFELVSAGRDEDRYGRKLRVVMRDGRSIGDILVSEGIARTWTGRRQPWCTENDGSFG; from the coding sequence ATGACAGTCCTGCTGGTCGGCGCCGGTCTCAGCCTCGGTGGCATTTGGCTCTACGGCGATCGATCCCGAGATGTCGAGAATGTCTCGCTTCGCCCCGAGCCGGTTCCTCTTGTCATGTCGCAACGGCCCTATCCGCTTTGCTCCAGGACAACGCGGCGCAATTGCGTGGTCGATGGCGATACATTCTACACGGCCAAGGACAAGATCCGCATAGCGGATATCGATGCGCCCGAGACGCATCCGCCGCGTTGCGCCGAAGAGGCCGATCTCGGCGACCGTGCGACCAACCGGCTCTCGGAACTCCTGAGCGCCGGCGCCTTCGAACTCGTCAGCGCCGGGCGTGATGAGGACAGATACGGCCGCAAGCTCCGCGTCGTCATGCGCGATGGTCGCTCGATCGGCGATATCCTGGTGAGCGAGGGCATCGCCCGCACCTGGACCGGACGCCGCCAGCCATGGTGCACCGAAAACGACGGATCATTCGGCTGA
- the pheT gene encoding phenylalanine--tRNA ligase subunit beta → MKFTLSWLKDHLETDATLEQICERLTLIGLEVESVDDKKGFAPFVIAKVLTAEKHPQADKLKVLSVDIGSGAPVQVVCGAPNARAGLVGAFAAPGVYVPGIDVTLGVGNIRGVESRGMMCSEKELEISDSHDGIIDLPEDAPVGTSFAKYYGIDDPMIEINLTPNRPDCTSIYGIARDLAASGMGTLKTRPAPSFKVEGETPVKVALDFAGDDKALCPGFALRLVRGVKNGPSPAWMQKRLRAIGLRPINALVDVTNYLTFDQGRPLHVFDAAKVKGNLTVRHAKEGEKVLALDGREYSLSPANVVIADENGVESIGGIMGGEHSGCDENTVDVLIESALWNPLNVARTGREHGIITDARYRFERGVDPEYMVPGLERATELVLELCGGTPAKTDVVGYEGYTPKAVTFPFSEVKRLTGLEIAKDESRSILNRLGFKTQGTGDTVTAYVPSWRPDVDGKADLVEEVMRIHGINEIGPQPLPRLGDVNQKILTTLQIRSRLAKRALAARGMLEAVTWSFIPAEHAALFGGGSPSLKLENPIASDMSDMRPSLLPGLLAAAQRNADKGHGDVALFEVSGTYEDDTADGQRRIAGGIRRGTATLNGSGRLWSNKDKGGGRQVDVYEAKADALAVLEAIGFPTANLQIEQGGPSWYHPGRSGTIKMGPKLVIGHFGEFHPKTLEALDVSGALCGFELVIDKLPEPKKKATRTKPVLELSPFQAVKRDFAFVVDRKVDAGSIVRAATSADRKLITGVSVFDVFEGAALGEDKKSIAIEVSIQPAERTLTDEDFDALTKRIIANVEKSTGGVLRG, encoded by the coding sequence ATGAAATTCACACTGTCCTGGTTGAAGGATCATCTCGAAACCGACGCGACGCTCGAGCAAATCTGCGAGCGGCTGACGCTGATTGGCCTTGAAGTCGAAAGCGTTGACGACAAGAAGGGCTTCGCGCCCTTCGTCATCGCCAAGGTGCTGACAGCGGAGAAGCATCCGCAGGCCGACAAGCTCAAGGTGCTCTCGGTCGATATCGGCTCGGGTGCGCCCGTGCAGGTCGTCTGCGGCGCGCCGAATGCGCGTGCGGGCCTTGTCGGTGCATTTGCCGCTCCGGGCGTCTATGTGCCTGGCATCGATGTCACACTCGGCGTCGGCAATATCCGTGGCGTGGAGAGCCGCGGCATGATGTGCTCGGAGAAGGAACTCGAAATCTCCGACAGCCATGACGGCATCATCGACCTCCCCGAGGATGCGCCCGTCGGCACATCCTTCGCCAAGTATTACGGCATCGACGATCCGATGATCGAGATCAACCTGACGCCGAACCGTCCCGATTGCACCTCGATCTATGGCATCGCCCGCGATCTCGCGGCTTCCGGCATGGGCACGCTCAAGACCCGTCCGGCCCCGTCCTTCAAGGTCGAGGGCGAGACGCCGGTCAAGGTGGCGCTCGATTTCGCTGGCGACGACAAGGCACTTTGCCCCGGCTTCGCGCTCCGCCTCGTGCGCGGCGTCAAGAACGGCCCAAGCCCGGCCTGGATGCAGAAGCGTCTGCGCGCCATCGGCTTGCGACCCATCAACGCGCTCGTCGATGTCACCAACTACCTGACCTTCGACCAGGGCCGGCCGCTGCATGTGTTCGACGCCGCCAAGGTCAAGGGCAATCTCACCGTCCGCCATGCGAAGGAAGGCGAAAAGGTACTGGCGCTCGATGGCCGCGAATACAGTCTTTCGCCGGCTAACGTTGTTATCGCTGATGAGAATGGTGTCGAATCGATCGGAGGCATCATGGGCGGCGAGCATTCCGGCTGCGACGAGAACACAGTGGACGTGCTGATCGAATCGGCGCTGTGGAACCCGCTCAACGTCGCCCGCACCGGCCGCGAACATGGCATCATCACCGATGCGCGCTACCGCTTCGAGCGCGGCGTCGATCCGGAATATATGGTGCCGGGCCTCGAACGCGCGACCGAACTGGTGCTGGAGCTTTGCGGCGGCACGCCAGCCAAAACAGATGTCGTCGGCTACGAAGGCTACACCCCGAAGGCCGTGACCTTCCCGTTCTCCGAGGTCAAGCGCCTGACCGGGCTTGAGATCGCGAAGGACGAGTCGCGGTCGATCCTCAATCGTCTTGGCTTCAAAACCCAAGGCACTGGCGATACAGTGACGGCCTACGTTCCCTCATGGCGCCCCGATGTCGATGGGAAGGCCGACCTCGTGGAAGAAGTGATGCGCATCCACGGCATCAACGAGATCGGCCCGCAGCCGCTGCCGCGCCTCGGTGACGTGAACCAGAAAATCCTGACCACGCTGCAGATCCGTTCGCGGCTCGCCAAGCGGGCGCTCGCCGCGCGCGGCATGCTGGAAGCGGTGACTTGGTCGTTCATCCCGGCCGAGCATGCCGCCCTCTTCGGTGGCGGTTCGCCGTCGCTCAAGCTCGAAAACCCGATCGCGTCGGATATGTCCGACATGCGGCCCTCGCTGCTGCCCGGCCTGCTGGCGGCCGCGCAACGCAATGCCGACAAGGGCCATGGCGACGTGGCTTTGTTCGAGGTCTCGGGTACCTATGAGGACGACACGGCGGACGGCCAGCGCCGCATCGCCGGCGGCATCCGTCGTGGCACCGCGACCCTCAACGGCTCTGGTCGGCTGTGGTCGAACAAGGACAAGGGCGGCGGCAGGCAGGTCGACGTCTACGAGGCCAAGGCCGATGCGCTGGCCGTACTCGAAGCTATCGGCTTCCCAACCGCCAACCTGCAGATCGAGCAGGGCGGACCGAGCTGGTATCACCCCGGCCGTTCCGGCACGATCAAGATGGGTCCGAAGCTGGTCATCGGCCATTTCGGTGAGTTCCATCCGAAGACGCTGGAAGCGCTCGACGTCTCGGGCGCGCTTTGCGGCTTCGAACTTGTCATCGACAAGCTGCCGGAACCAAAGAAGAAGGCGACCCGCACCAAGCCGGTACTGGAACTCTCGCCCTTCCAGGCCGTGAAGCGCGACTTCGCCTTCGTGGTCGATCGCAAGGTCGATGCCGGCTCGATCGTCCGCGCCGCCACCAGCGCCGACCGCAAGTTGATCACGGGTGTCTCGGTGTTCGACGTCTTCGAGGGCGCCGCGCTCGGCGAAGACAAGAAGTCGATCGCCATCGAAGTCTCGATCCAGCCGGCCGAACGGACGCTGACCGACGAGGATTTCGATGCGCTGACCAAGCGGATTATTGCGAATGTGGAGAAGTCCACGGGTGGGGTGTTGCGGGGTTAG
- a CDS encoding GNAT family N-acetyltransferase — translation MALVIRDVAAGDEKAWRALWAGYLAFYKVDVPAEVTNFTWTRLLDPSSPMAMRVAEQDGELAGFAIHLTHPSTWVMNNDCYLEDLYLDDRFRGAGIGRALLDDLVALCEKNGWSRLYWHTDEGNVRARKLYDSYVKPDGHVRYRMKFAGRK, via the coding sequence ATGGCATTGGTGATCCGGGACGTGGCTGCGGGAGACGAAAAGGCGTGGCGTGCGCTTTGGGCGGGTTATCTCGCCTTCTATAAGGTGGATGTTCCGGCCGAGGTCACCAATTTCACCTGGACACGCTTGCTCGATCCATCCTCGCCGATGGCGATGCGGGTTGCCGAGCAGGACGGCGAACTGGCCGGCTTCGCGATCCATCTCACCCATCCCTCGACATGGGTGATGAACAACGATTGCTATCTCGAGGATCTCTATCTCGATGACCGGTTTCGCGGCGCCGGCATCGGACGCGCGTTGCTCGACGACCTCGTGGCGCTCTGTGAGAAGAATGGCTGGTCGCGGCTCTACTGGCATACCGATGAGGGCAATGTCCGGGCGCGCAAGCTCTATGATTCCTATGTGAAGCCGGACGGGCATGTCAGGTACAGGATGAAGTTTGCGGGCCGCAAGTAG
- a CDS encoding 3'-5' exonuclease produces MAGKTPRHLLFVDVETTGLTYDDRVITLGAVELDIEALQDGADCTNTGHLIFNPGRKSNPFAAAVHGYDDWTLTFQPDFSTHAEEIIGPFERADSVIAHNAAFDERFVRGEFSLCGHTLGPARFDCSMRRYKTKYGRPGGLDKVLAHMGHRGRGKQHGALEDAWLCMQVWLWLHGLPVPEARDDLLHPPSNWVEPEMKPLRNARRVGW; encoded by the coding sequence GTGGCAGGCAAAACTCCGAGGCATCTTCTCTTCGTCGATGTCGAGACGACGGGTCTCACCTATGACGACCGGGTGATCACGCTTGGTGCCGTCGAGCTGGACATCGAGGCGCTGCAGGATGGCGCCGATTGCACGAACACCGGTCATCTCATCTTCAATCCCGGCCGCAAGAGCAATCCATTCGCGGCTGCCGTGCATGGCTATGACGACTGGACGCTCACCTTCCAGCCGGATTTCTCCACCCATGCCGAAGAGATCATCGGGCCCTTCGAGCGTGCCGATAGCGTCATCGCCCACAATGCCGCCTTCGACGAGCGTTTCGTGCGCGGCGAATTCTCGCTTTGCGGCCACACGCTGGGGCCGGCACGCTTCGATTGCTCGATGCGGCGCTACAAGACGAAATACGGCCGCCCCGGCGGGCTCGACAAGGTGCTCGCCCATATGGGCCATCGCGGCCGCGGCAAGCAGCACGGCGCGCTGGAAGATGCCTGGCTCTGCATGCAGGTGTGGCTCTGGCTGCACGGCCTGCCGGTGCCCGAGGCACGGGACGATCTGCTGCATCCGCCGAGCAACTGGGTGGAGCCGGAGATGAAGCCGCTGCGGAATGCGCGGCGGGTGGGGTGGTAG
- a CDS encoding transporter: MFSLPVPIWIGLLGTPFLIAAGQVLFKLTSATTGGLNANGLAGLLLNPLFIAALALYAFGTIVWIFVLKQVPLTIAYSFMGLTFCFVPLLAQLFLGEALTLRYFLGVALIIGGMVAINS, encoded by the coding sequence ATGTTCAGCCTTCCGGTCCCGATCTGGATTGGCCTTCTCGGAACGCCGTTCCTGATCGCGGCGGGCCAGGTTCTGTTCAAACTGACGAGCGCGACCACCGGCGGGCTGAATGCCAACGGTCTGGCGGGCCTGCTGCTCAATCCGCTATTCATTGCGGCGCTGGCGCTTTATGCCTTTGGCACCATCGTGTGGATATTCGTGCTTAAGCAGGTGCCGCTGACGATCGCCTATTCGTTCATGGGCCTGACATTCTGCTTCGTGCCGCTGCTGGCACAGCTTTTCCTCGGCGAGGCGCTGACCCTTCGCTATTTCCTCGGCGTGGCGCTGATCATCGGCGGGATGGTCGCTATAAATAGTTAG
- a CDS encoding DUF6290 family protein, translated as MATVSIRIDDDTKNRWNSLAKIHGLNQSELFRQAIIDKLEELEDFYVVRERLAKPFKAVSNDDVWKDLGIEN; from the coding sequence ATGGCGACCGTCAGCATCCGTATCGACGACGACACCAAGAATCGCTGGAACAGCCTGGCCAAAATCCATGGCCTGAACCAGAGTGAGCTTTTCCGTCAGGCGATCATCGATAAGCTGGAAGAACTCGAGGACTTTTACGTCGTTCGGGAACGCCTCGCTAAGCCTTTCAAAGCCGTCTCTAACGATGACGTCTGGAAGGACCTAGGCATTGAAAATTGA
- a CDS encoding glycosyltransferase: MTESHQIAVLIPCYNESLTIGEVVMGFRRALPTARIYVYDNNSRDDTAMRAALAGATVFRESRQGKGNVVRRMFADIEADIYLMADGDGTYSPEDAENLINTLLTERVDMVVGTRRHVTVDAGRKGHAFGNKIFNRLYRSIFGRDFTDIFSGYRAFSRRFVKSFPAISDGFEIETEMSVHASRLRLPVCELELDYGRRPEGSHSKLSSVNDGAKILWMFAMLMKMTRPFSFFLIFAAALFAGGVTLSVPVLYEFFTTGLVTRMPTWVLAVTMVAMSFGIFMAGLILDSVARARVEQLRLQYLAIPSIFAAAHSAFSFKREKGDGTPAKKKAA, from the coding sequence ATGACCGAGAGCCACCAGATCGCCGTGCTCATTCCCTGCTACAACGAATCGCTGACCATCGGCGAGGTCGTGATGGGCTTCCGGCGTGCGCTGCCCACGGCGCGCATCTATGTCTACGACAACAATTCCCGCGACGACACCGCGATGCGCGCGGCATTGGCGGGCGCAACCGTGTTCCGCGAATCCCGCCAGGGCAAGGGCAACGTCGTGCGGCGGATGTTCGCCGACATCGAGGCCGACATCTATCTGATGGCCGATGGCGACGGCACCTATTCGCCGGAGGACGCCGAGAACCTCATCAACACGCTGCTGACCGAGCGCGTCGACATGGTGGTGGGCACGCGCCGCCACGTGACGGTCGATGCCGGCCGCAAGGGCCATGCCTTCGGCAACAAGATTTTCAACCGGCTCTATCGCTCGATCTTCGGCCGCGATTTCACCGATATCTTCTCGGGCTACCGGGCCTTCTCGCGCCGCTTCGTCAAGAGTTTCCCCGCCATCTCGGATGGCTTCGAAATCGAGACCGAAATGTCGGTGCATGCCTCACGATTGAGGTTGCCCGTCTGTGAACTGGAACTCGACTACGGCCGGCGGCCCGAGGGCTCGCATTCCAAGCTCTCCAGCGTCAACGACGGCGCGAAGATTCTCTGGATGTTCGCGATGCTGATGAAGATGACGCGGCCATTCTCCTTCTTCCTGATTTTCGCGGCGGCCCTGTTCGCCGGCGGCGTCACGCTCTCTGTCCCGGTGCTCTACGAGTTCTTCACGACGGGGCTTGTCACGCGCATGCCGACATGGGTGCTGGCCGTGACCATGGTCGCCATGTCGTTCGGCATCTTCATGGCCGGGCTGATCCTCGATTCCGTGGCGCGGGCGCGGGTCGAGCAGCTTCGCCTGCAATATCTCGCCATTCCGTCGATCTTCGCGGCGGCGCATTCGGCATTTTCGTTCAAGCGCGAAAAGGGCGATGGCACGCCCGCAAAGAAAAAAGCCGCCTGA
- the pheS gene encoding phenylalanine--tRNA ligase subunit alpha, with protein MSDLDQLKSSILAEIATASDEAAIENVRVNALGKKGSISELLKTLGSMSAEERQTRGAAINQLKSEVTEQIGTAKSSLRDKAINERLARETVDVTLPVRSSPAERGRIHPITQIIDEITAIFGDMGFSIAEGPDIETDYYNFTALNFPLGHPAREMHDTFFLPPDANGERKVLRTHTSPVQIRTMEAQQPPIRIIIPGKTYRQDSDATHSPMFHQVEGLVIDKSANVANMRWVLEEFCKAFFEVPSVNMRFRPSFFPFTEPSVEVDIQCDRSGDVIKFGEGNDWMEILGCGMVHPNVLRAGGLDPDVYQGFAWGMGLDRIAMLKYGMPDLRDFFNADVRWMNHYGFRPLDMPTLFGGLSA; from the coding sequence ATGTCCGACCTCGATCAGTTGAAATCATCCATATTGGCGGAAATCGCCACCGCGTCAGACGAGGCGGCGATCGAAAATGTCCGCGTCAATGCGCTGGGCAAGAAGGGTTCGATCTCCGAACTCCTCAAGACGCTCGGCAGCATGAGCGCTGAGGAGCGCCAGACGCGCGGTGCTGCGATCAACCAGCTCAAATCAGAGGTGACCGAGCAGATCGGCACGGCCAAGTCGTCGCTCAGGGACAAGGCGATCAACGAACGCCTCGCCCGCGAGACCGTCGATGTGACGCTGCCGGTTCGCTCCTCCCCCGCCGAACGCGGCCGCATCCACCCGATCACGCAAATAATTGACGAGATCACTGCGATCTTCGGCGACATGGGGTTCTCGATCGCGGAGGGGCCGGATATCGAGACCGACTATTATAATTTCACGGCGCTCAATTTCCCGCTCGGCCACCCGGCGCGCGAGATGCACGACACCTTCTTCCTGCCGCCCGACGCCAATGGCGAGCGCAAGGTGCTGCGCACGCATACGTCGCCAGTGCAGATACGCACCATGGAGGCGCAGCAGCCGCCGATCCGCATCATCATTCCCGGCAAGACCTACCGCCAGGATTCGGACGCCACCCATTCGCCGATGTTCCACCAGGTCGAAGGCCTCGTCATCGACAAGTCGGCCAATGTCGCCAACATGCGCTGGGTGCTGGAGGAATTCTGCAAGGCCTTCTTCGAAGTGCCTTCGGTCAACATGCGTTTCCGCCCGTCCTTCTTCCCCTTCACCGAGCCCTCGGTCGAGGTCGATATCCAGTGCGACCGCTCGGGCGACGTTATCAAGTTCGGCGAAGGCAACGACTGGATGGAGATCCTCGGCTGCGGCATGGTTCACCCGAACGTTCTGCGCGCCGGCGGGCTCGATCCGGATGTCTACCAGGGCTTCGCCTGGGGCATGGGGCTCGACCGCATCGCCATGCTGAAATACGGCATGCCCGACCTCCGCGACTTCTTCAACGCCGACGTGCGCTGGATGAACCATTACGGCTTCCGCCCCCTCGACATGCCGACGCTGTTCGGCGGCTTGAGCGCGTGA